The genomic interval CATGGCCGTATTCTTCAATGGCAAGGGGCTGCATGCCTCCGGTGCGAAAGGGGAACAGATAGTGGACGACAGCTTCTATATTATTTTCAATGCCCATTACGAACCACTCGACTTCAGGCTGCCGCATGAGAAATATGGTCGCGACTGGACGAAGATGCTGGATACAAAGGATATGCATGTGACGGCCGGTGAAGAAACCTATTGCGGTGATGGCGTGATAAAAGTAGATGCACGGTCAGTCGTTGTGCTACGGCATAAGTTAATGCACTGACAGATCAGTTAATGAAATACATAAATTCCGTGCTGCTCCCCGGCAACTGTACCATCTTTTCATGATGCAGGCCTATCTTCTTAAGAAGGGTGATAGCATGTTCATTTTTCTCTGTTGTAATAGCTGCTACGCGGGGCAGTTGCAGGGTTGTTAAAGCGTAATGCTTTACGGCGCTGGCTGCCTCGAAAGCGTAGCCCTTGCCTGTATATTCAGGCAGGAAGGCAAAACCTATATCTACTTCTTCCAGCCCGTTCCTTTTGATCAGCCCCGTCATACCTACAGGCGTATGCTCGTCTTTCAGCGCTACGAGATACAAGCCAAATCCATAACGGTCATAACTTGCCAGCGGGCCATTCACCAGGTAGTTGCGCGCGTCATCTAATCCCCTGACATTCCTGTCGCCGATATACGACAGCCAGATGTCAGTGTTTAGCAAGCGGACAATAAAAGGCGCGTCGTCAATGGTAAAGCGGCGAACAATTAACCTGGATGTTTCACAGACAAGCATAATGCAATTCTATAATTGTTAAAATTCAGACCTATTAAGTAAGTTAGCAAAAAAAAGCAAGATGGTTAAGTATACTGCCACCATGTTGAAATTCGAGAAGCAGGGCGAAAAGACCGGATGGACATACATTGTTATTCCGGAAGATATTGCGCAGCAACTGAAGCCAGGGAACAGGAAGTCATTCCGGGTAAAGGGAAAGCTGGATAAGCATGCCATTGAGGCCGTTGCCGTGATGCCGATGGGCGACGGTTCCTTTATTCTGCCAGTGAATGCAGACATGCGCAGAGCTATCGCCAAAAGGGCCGGAGCACAGCTGGTAGTACAGATCGAAGAAGATGATAACCCCGAGCCTGTTTCTTCGCCCGAGCTGATGGAATGTTTGGAAGATGAGCCGGAGGCGCTGGCCTTCTTTAACAGCCTTGCAAAAGGGCACAGGAACTATTTCATGAAGTGGATCGAAAGTGCCAAAACCGAGCCTACGAAGGCCAAACGCATTGCACAGGCGGTCACTGCGCTGGCAAGGAAACAGGATTACCCCACCATGATGAGAGCGAACAAGGGAAAGTAATTGTACATTTGCGGGTAAATAAGAGATTACATGTATAAAGTCGGCGAATACAACCTGTTACGGGTTAAGAAAGAGAGTGAGTTTGGTCTGTTCCTGGACGGGGGTGAACAGGAGATCCTGATGCCTAAACGCTTCGTGCCGAAAGATGCAAAAAAAGGAGATGAACTGAGAGTATTCATCTATCATGATTCAGAGAACAGGCTGACAGCCACCAGCCAGGAGCCATATGGTATAGTGGGAGATATCGTGAACCTGAAGGCAACAGGCGTGACAGAACAGGGCGCCTTCCTGGACTGGGGACTGATGAAAGACCTGTTTGTACCAGCCTCCAAGCAGATCAGCAAAATGCACCCGGGACAGGATTACCTGGTAAAGATCTACCTGGATGAATTGACCGGCAGGGTAGCGGCAACAGAGAAAATAGATCCTTATCTGAGCAATGAAAACCTGACAGTAAAAGAGCTGGATGTTGTGGATATGATCGTATACCGCCGCTCCGAGATAGGCTTTGTAGTGATCATTAATAATAAACATACAGGTATCCTGCACTATAGTGAAGTATTTGGCCCCGTGGATATTGGCGATAAACTCAAAGGCTTCATCAAATCCATCAAAGGCGATAAAATAGACGTGGTGACCGGCAAGCCCGGTTATGACAGGGTCGAGAGTGAAGCAGATAAGATACTGCGCCTGCTGAAGGAAAACGATGGCTACCTGCCTTACCACGATAAGTCAGCTCCGGAGGAGATCTACGATTTCTTCAGTATGAGTAAGAAGACCTTTAAAATGACCACCGGCGCGCTATATAAACAACGTAAGATCATCTTTACGCAGACAGGCATCAAACTGATTGATGAAGATTAACTGCTGAGAATATATTTCACAGGTAATACAGCTCCTCCCCGCCTGACCATCATCAGTGCCGGAGGAGCTGTCCTTTTATCTTATTCCTTCCCGCCCTAACTACCCGTTATAACACCCATGTATCAGCTGAATGATTGTTTGTTGAACATCAGTTACTTATCCTCATTTGCAAAAAAAAGCAATCGTTTACGTGGTACCCAATCCTTTCTTGTGCGACATCTATGCGTAGCGTAGCTTACCTGGCCGGTAAGCAAGCCATTTTCGATATGAAAACCTTAAATACCCTCTATGAAGATCCATTACACAAACCGGTTGTGCGTCATTCCACGAAATATGCGTCAACTTAGACTATTTTGTTCACTGCTTTTGCTGGCCCTGTGCCTTGGGGCCGGGCAGGCATACTCCCAGCTGACCCGCCTGCGGGCCGACGGGAAACGTATTGTCAATGCCGATAACCAGGAAGTGATCCTGAAAGGGATCAACGTCGGTGGTTGGTTATTACAGGAAGGATATATGATGAAACCAGGTGGTGGCGGTACCCAATGGTCTGTTAAAAAAAGCTTGTACGATCAGGGACAGAGCGATGCTGCCGTCGAAGCCTTTTATCAGAGCTGGCGCGACAACTTCATCACAAAAGCTGATGTTGATTACATGGCTTCCCTTGGTTTCAACAGCATCCGCCTGCCATTGCATTATGATCTGTTCCTTACACCTGCGCAGCGTGCAGTCAGAAATGGCGTTGCACGCAACTCATCAACCTACAACAATTATGTTAATTCACTGACCTCCTGGTACAACAGCAACACCCTGTTCACTGATGCTAACCTGGAGGGTTTCCGCCTGACAGACAGTTTGCTGAAATGGGCTGCTGCCAACAAAATGTATGTTGTATTAGACCTGCATGCCGCTCCCGGTGCTGCCGGTACTGATGCAAACATTGCTGATGCATTTGTGGGCAACGACCTGTGGAACAGATCTATTTATCAGGACATCACCGTACGTTTATGGCAGCGTATCTCTGCCCGTTATATCAACGATGACAGGATCGCTTTCTATGACCTGATCAATGAGCCAAACAACGTACCTGCGAATCAGCAGATCCATGCACTCTTCGAAAGACTGATCAATGCCATCCGTGCACAGGGCGACACGCACCTGCTCATGATCGAGGGCAATGGCTGGGGTAACCAGTATAATTACCTGGAACCATTTACGTTCACCAACAGGAGTAACCTGGTGTATAATGCACATCGTTATGGTACCTCTACTTCTACAACCACTACCAATGGTGATGCAAACCAGATCAATGAACTGGGTAACATCAACAATTTCCGTAACACGCACAATGTGCCTGTAGTGGTTGGGGAAACCGGTGAGAACAGCGCCGACTGGCTTCGGGCTAACATCGCTGCTATGAATGCTGCCGGAGTAGGTTGGTTCCACTGGACTTACAAACGTTTTGATGCGGGCGAGAATGCTGCACTCCTGCGCATTCCTCCTCCCTACCTGGTAGACGGCGCCGGCAACATGAGTGCTGTATTGAACAATATCAAATTTGCCAACAATGTAAAGAACGTGAATACCATCGCCGCGGTTGCTCCCGGTAAAAGTTCTGCCAATGCACCCATCGGCAAAACGGTTTGGCTGCAGGGCTTCAATGGTAAGTACGTTACATCGAAGAATGGCGTAGGCGCTATGTGGTGCGATGCCAATACTCCTCAGGCATGGGAATTCTTCCAGGTAGTAGATGCCGGTAATGGTAAGATCGCGCTGAAAGGTAATACCGGTAACTATGTTTCTTCTGAGAACGGAGAACAGGCCATTACCTGTAACAGGCCAACTGTTCAGGGCTGGGAGATGTTCGACTGGATAGAAACTGCTGATGGTAAAGTAGCGCTCAGAGGCAACAATGGCTTATATGTTTCTTCTGAGAACGGTCAGCAGGCCATGACCTGTACAAGACAAACCGTACAGGGATGGGAAGCATTTACTTTCGGTATCGTTAGTGCTGCAGCAGCTAAAACAATAGCAGCAGTACAGCCGGCAGACAAGACCGACCTGAGTGTT from Chitinophaga filiformis carries:
- a CDS encoding GNAT family N-acetyltransferase, with the translated sequence MLVCETSRLIVRRFTIDDAPFIVRLLNTDIWLSYIGDRNVRGLDDARNYLVNGPLASYDRYGFGLYLVALKDEHTPVGMTGLIKRNGLEEVDIGFAFLPEYTGKGYAFEAASAVKHYALTTLQLPRVAAITTEKNEHAITLLKKIGLHHEKMVQLPGSSTEFMYFIN
- a CDS encoding YdeI/OmpD-associated family protein, whose product is MVKYTATMLKFEKQGEKTGWTYIVIPEDIAQQLKPGNRKSFRVKGKLDKHAIEAVAVMPMGDGSFILPVNADMRRAIAKRAGAQLVVQIEEDDNPEPVSSPELMECLEDEPEALAFFNSLAKGHRNYFMKWIESAKTEPTKAKRIAQAVTALARKQDYPTMMRANKGK
- a CDS encoding S1 RNA-binding domain-containing protein, giving the protein MYKVGEYNLLRVKKESEFGLFLDGGEQEILMPKRFVPKDAKKGDELRVFIYHDSENRLTATSQEPYGIVGDIVNLKATGVTEQGAFLDWGLMKDLFVPASKQISKMHPGQDYLVKIYLDELTGRVAATEKIDPYLSNENLTVKELDVVDMIVYRRSEIGFVVIINNKHTGILHYSEVFGPVDIGDKLKGFIKSIKGDKIDVVTGKPGYDRVESEADKILRLLKENDGYLPYHDKSAPEEIYDFFSMSKKTFKMTTGALYKQRKIIFTQTGIKLIDED
- a CDS encoding cellulase family glycosylhydrolase: MRQLRLFCSLLLLALCLGAGQAYSQLTRLRADGKRIVNADNQEVILKGINVGGWLLQEGYMMKPGGGGTQWSVKKSLYDQGQSDAAVEAFYQSWRDNFITKADVDYMASLGFNSIRLPLHYDLFLTPAQRAVRNGVARNSSTYNNYVNSLTSWYNSNTLFTDANLEGFRLTDSLLKWAAANKMYVVLDLHAAPGAAGTDANIADAFVGNDLWNRSIYQDITVRLWQRISARYINDDRIAFYDLINEPNNVPANQQIHALFERLINAIRAQGDTHLLMIEGNGWGNQYNYLEPFTFTNRSNLVYNAHRYGTSTSTTTTNGDANQINELGNINNFRNTHNVPVVVGETGENSADWLRANIAAMNAAGVGWFHWTYKRFDAGENAALLRIPPPYLVDGAGNMSAVLNNIKFANNVKNVNTIAAVAPGKSSANAPIGKTVWLQGFNGKYVTSKNGVGAMWCDANTPQAWEFFQVVDAGNGKIALKGNTGNYVSSENGEQAITCNRPTVQGWEMFDWIETADGKVALRGNNGLYVSSENGQQAMTCTRQTVQGWEAFTFGIVSAAAAKTIAAVQPADKTDLSVEANGSLLVYPNPVAKGSTLVVNVKKYNASAPVNVAVVDVNRKVVVYKKANAPVVNISTGNIASGFYILSVTNGKDTYTSKVLIQ